Part of the Clostridium sporogenes genome, CTCTACTCTTTAATAAAATCAACATTTTGAATACATTTCCAACTTTACTCATAAACTTCCCCTTGTTTTGTAAAATATTAAAGGTAAAGTGATTTATGAAATATTTACCTTTTACCTCACATTTTAACATATACATTGATATTTTTACATATTTTTAAATAAATCTTATACTCTGTATTCTATATTTACTTTACATACTTAAAACTTATTATCACCTCATATTGATATAATATATTAAAATTGCATTTTAGATATTATAATTACCTTTTTATACGTTTTCTTTCAAAAATAAATTACTATAACAGCTTTTAAAGGTATTAAAATAAGAAATACTTTTAGAGAAGATAGCTATCTATTGACTAAAAGTATTTCTTGTTTTAATTTTCACCCTTTGGAGGCTATTAAATTGGAATTTGTTTTAATATTCTTTTATAATATTGGTACGCAAATTTCACAATAATGCTTATTTATCATCTTCATTACATATCGTTCAAAAATAGGTCTTCTATCATCAAATTCATAATTTTTTTTTGATAACTCCGAAAATATCTCCATCCATGCTTTTTGCATAGCATCTACCGTATGACTTATTTTAAATACGCAATATTTCCCACCGATAGTTTTTCCAAAATTAATATACTTATTATCAACCTTGAATTCATCCAAAACAACTAAACATGTATCATAACGACAATCTTTAGATTCTGTGAATTTAGGGTTATCTTGGGCTATTCCTAATATAATTGAATTTTCATTAAATAAGTTTTTTTCTCTAGCCCAATTTTTTAATTGTTCCATTATTTGCACATTCTCTGAACCGTAAGGACCTGTTCTTCGTACATAAGCAATTTTATATGATGGTATCATTTCAATATTAATATCCATAACTTACCTTCTTTTTTAATAGAGTACATCGATGCCTGAATTCATCATATAATGCTTTAAAATGTATTTCAACTTATTTTTTAAAATTGCCAAATTACTATTTGTCTAAAAATAAAGATTTTCACATCTTTATTGATGTTACGGTTTAATTTTAATAGGGATGTTACAAAACTACCATAAAAAGTAATTTCACAACATCCCTAGTTATTATTTATCCGATGACTAAGCTTCAGTAGAAGTAACAACTCCCTCTGAAACCAAGAACTCTGTTTATATTAATCATTTTATAATACGTTCTTAGCAAGCAACGATTTCCTTAATCATAAACTCTTTTCCACATAGTATCTCCCAATCTTTACTTACGCAATTTGGGCATTTATTACTATTCTCAATAAGATTAAAGACTTTATTACACTTTTTACAAATAGCATTGCCTGGTAGTATCTCAATTTTTAGTTTTGTATCTTGCAATAATGTACCATCAACTGCAGCTGGGTAACATGCTTCAATGTATCTCGGAATTACCGATGAGAGCTCACCAATCTGAAGAACTAATGTATCTATTTTGGTTAATCTATTTATTCTTGCAAAATTTTCAACATTTTTAATGACTTCAATCATAATTCCAACTTCATGCAAATAACCTCACCTCTCTTGTAAAAGTATAAAGAATATAGGAAACTACTCTCCCACCTATATATGATTTAGCTATTATATGTTGCCTTTTTCTCTTGAGAAAATTGATTTTACTGATTTTTTTACACTTTTTACTGCAATTCTTCCTTGACGTTTTATAACATGTTTTATAACTGCAGGTTTCATATCCTTAAACTCTAAGCCAGAACTATCATATTTTCTTATCAGTGAGATTGCGTCAAATTTACATCTTATAGTACACATTCCACAGCCCACACATTGGTATTGGTCTACAACCACAGCACCACAGCCAAGACAACGCTTAGTCTCTTTCTTTATTTGCTCTTCAGTAAATGTACCACGCAAATCCTTAAAGGTTACTTTTGATTCGTTTCCTTCAACATGAAGTGGTCTTTGTCTAGGCAGACGATCATAGCCATCCATGTTCACGTTTTCTTTGTCAAGAGCACGGTATTCCCTTTCACGGCTTATTGCCAAGTTATCACCATGAACATAGCGATGAATTGAAATGGCACCTTGCTTACCTAAAGCAATAGCGTCAATAGCAAACTTAGGTCCTGTTAACGCATCTCCACCAGCGAATACATCTACCTCTCCTGTTTGGAAAGTGATAGGATCAGCTTTTATTGTCTTATTTGGATTTAATTCTATCTTAGTATCTTTTAATAATCCTCCCCAATTCATTCCTTGACCAACTGAAGTCAATACACTGTTTGCTTTAACAATCTTTGTTTCATTTTCATCGAATTTAGGATTAAACTTTCTATTTTCATCAAAGACAGAAATACATTTTTTAAATTCCACACCAACAACACGCCCATTTTCCTGAATTATACGCTTTGGT contains:
- a CDS encoding hydrogenase maturation nickel metallochaperone HypA is translated as MHEVGIMIEVIKNVENFARINRLTKIDTLVLQIGELSSVIPRYIEACYPAAVDGTLLQDTKLKIEILPGNAICKKCNKVFNLIENSNKCPNCVSKDWEILCGKEFMIKEIVAC
- a CDS encoding AraC family transcriptional regulator, translating into MDINIEMIPSYKIAYVRRTGPYGSENVQIMEQLKNWAREKNLFNENSIILGIAQDNPKFTESKDCRYDTCLVVLDEFKVDNKYINFGKTIGGKYCVFKISHTVDAMQKAWMEIFSELSKKNYEFDDRRPIFERYVMKMINKHYCEICVPIL